A window of the Aquimarina spinulae genome harbors these coding sequences:
- a CDS encoding ester cyclase: protein MNNNNRIEKDSIALVNYFFENVWQAPHRLNIIDELMTEDYKITSGGKVIKGRNSFKTWVQGFHNVLLDAKTVSVDAFSNKEGTKVVSRWICTGKNNGVFGLESDKKPISFTGIAIWNIKDNHFTECWVERSALETYRNHSL from the coding sequence ATGAACAATAACAATAGGATAGAAAAGGACTCTATAGCATTGGTAAACTACTTTTTTGAAAACGTTTGGCAAGCGCCCCATCGGTTGAATATTATTGATGAGTTAATGACCGAGGACTATAAGATCACTTCGGGAGGAAAAGTGATAAAAGGCAGAAACTCCTTTAAAACTTGGGTTCAAGGGTTTCATAATGTACTTTTGGATGCAAAAACCGTAAGTGTAGATGCTTTTTCTAACAAAGAGGGCACAAAAGTAGTTTCAAGGTGGATATGCACAGGTAAAAACAATGGAGTTTTTGGGCTTGAATCAGATAAGAAACCCATCTCATTCACTGGTATTGCCATTTGGAATATTAAAGATAATCATTTCACAGAATGTTGGGTAGAACGCAGTGCCCTTGAAACATACAGAAATCATTCTTTGTAG